The Calditerrivibrio nitroreducens DSM 19672 genome window below encodes:
- the ppk1 gene encoding polyphosphate kinase 1, whose protein sequence is MTNKFFNRELSWLAFNERVLLEATDPNVPLLEKLKFIGIFSSNLDEFFMIRVAGLMDQVKSGYNKRDLSGLTPSDQLAKIREKVVTLIKKQSDIFTEILAKLNKEKIFFNSNFELFPIDSIFFNEILPVITPITISPANPFPFIHNLNMNIFSIVKKDGEIFHSVIIIPGSLKRFFIFQQGESYYIFLTETIIQKFLKFIYPNFEIVESFLFRITRNADLNLNSEEVEDLYKEIQNSLIKRAIGSPVRMEVLGEFKEESLSMLMENFELKEGEFYKVNEIIDYTFLMKLDIPLDKHRYPKIKKSSLNLNDKKFIFNYIKNNDILLFRPYDDLTFVSQMVSEAAEDPDVIAIKMTLYRANKDSSIIKSLEKAALSGKHVCVVIELKARFDEEKNLEWAKKLEHSGCIVSYGFVDLKIHAKALLIVKKDKGKIVRYTHLSTGNYNELTANLYTDIDFITSNDAIGSDVVKLFNFIMSYSDSLGWDEITVAPIYLREKLYYLIDNEIENAKKGDPAKIIVKLNSLYDESLTLKLYEASNAGVQIDLIVRGICSLVPGVKGLSENIRVKSIIGRFLEHPRVLYFHNKGNYKIFLSTADWMMRNLDKRVEVLFEIKDHKLKEKLFNYLQLNLKDNQKSWVLNQNGIYKKQIAKSNRLSLQEEMHKFSFIL, encoded by the coding sequence ATGACTAATAAATTTTTCAACAGAGAACTAAGCTGGCTTGCCTTCAATGAAAGAGTCTTATTGGAGGCAACAGATCCCAATGTCCCCCTGTTAGAAAAATTAAAATTCATAGGTATATTTTCATCCAATCTTGATGAATTTTTCATGATCAGGGTGGCTGGTTTAATGGATCAGGTGAAATCCGGATACAATAAGAGGGACCTCTCCGGATTAACTCCTTCGGATCAATTAGCAAAAATCCGAGAAAAGGTAGTTACACTAATAAAGAAACAATCCGACATCTTTACAGAGATTTTAGCAAAACTAAACAAAGAAAAGATATTTTTCAACTCAAATTTTGAACTCTTCCCCATTGATAGTATTTTCTTTAATGAAATTCTACCTGTGATCACTCCTATCACAATAAGTCCCGCAAACCCCTTCCCTTTTATTCATAATCTTAATATGAATATTTTTTCAATTGTGAAAAAAGATGGGGAAATTTTTCATTCCGTAATCATCATACCTGGATCATTAAAAAGATTCTTTATTTTCCAACAGGGTGAAAGCTATTATATCTTTTTAACTGAAACTATTATCCAAAAGTTTCTAAAATTCATATATCCAAACTTTGAAATTGTCGAATCTTTTTTATTCAGGATTACGAGAAATGCTGATCTTAACCTAAATAGTGAAGAGGTGGAAGACCTATACAAAGAGATACAAAATTCTCTCATAAAAAGGGCTATAGGTTCTCCGGTAAGAATGGAAGTCCTGGGTGAATTCAAAGAAGAATCGTTATCGATGTTGATGGAAAATTTTGAATTAAAAGAGGGTGAGTTTTATAAAGTTAATGAAATCATAGATTATACCTTCCTCATGAAGTTAGATATACCTCTTGACAAACACAGATACCCCAAAATTAAAAAAAGTAGCCTTAATCTAAATGATAAAAAATTCATTTTTAACTACATAAAAAATAATGATATTCTACTCTTCAGACCTTACGATGATCTAACGTTCGTAAGTCAGATGGTTTCTGAAGCGGCTGAAGACCCTGATGTAATAGCAATTAAAATGACTCTTTACAGAGCCAACAAAGATTCATCCATTATAAAATCCTTAGAAAAAGCAGCGTTATCTGGAAAACATGTATGTGTGGTAATTGAGCTGAAGGCAAGGTTTGACGAAGAAAAAAACCTTGAGTGGGCAAAAAAACTTGAACATTCAGGCTGTATAGTTTCCTATGGATTTGTAGATCTTAAAATACATGCCAAAGCTTTACTCATTGTGAAAAAAGATAAAGGGAAAATTGTAAGATATACTCATCTTTCCACAGGAAACTACAATGAACTTACAGCCAATTTATATACAGACATAGATTTTATTACATCAAATGATGCCATAGGATCTGATGTTGTAAAACTTTTCAATTTCATAATGAGCTATTCGGATTCGCTTGGATGGGATGAAATTACCGTTGCACCAATATATCTCAGGGAAAAGCTTTACTACCTCATAGACAACGAAATTGAAAATGCAAAAAAAGGAGACCCAGCAAAAATAATTGTAAAGTTGAATTCTTTGTATGACGAATCTCTGACATTAAAACTTTATGAAGCATCCAACGCAGGTGTCCAGATAGATCTAATCGTAAGAGGTATATGCTCCCTTGTGCCTGGTGTAAAGGGGTTGAGCGAAAATATTAGAGTAAAAAGTATCATCGGAAGATTTCTTGAACACCCAAGAGTTCTCTATTTCCACAACAAAGGTAATTATAAAATTTTTCTCTCAACAGCCGACTGGATGATGAGAAATTTAGACAAAAGAGTGGAAGTACTTTTTGAAATAAAAGATCATAAATTAAAAGAGAAATTATTTAACTATCTTCAATTGAATCTAAAAGATAACCAGAAATCCTGGGTACTGAACCAAAACGGTATCTATAAAAAACAGATTGCTAAATCAAATAGATTAAGTTTACAGGAAGAGATGCATAAGTTTTCTTTTATACTTTAG
- a CDS encoding HD domain-containing protein, giving the protein MKSSLYAVINVGASAVRMQISEFVNGKETLLEYLVSPLRLGRDTFSKGYITLESLNKAVDIMKKFADKLTEYDLWKNYKAICTSGVRDADNRYFFIDRIKTKTGIELNIIDELEELYVKYLAIKNDIKDFKKFEEEGVLLLNFSSGNVGVNIFKNGINLFSSVLPYGSLRIAEYVKNIKNELKHRAYDIYAEKLTNQIKQYCKGISEIKYLIGSGSSINLLTEVIHPKSNTIKKSDLEKLYNRMKFLEPSVISKELKISDYNGEIFLPTVRLYLSIMNMLGTKEMVFSKQTFPHQLLLYYSKKIKENNLQKKLIKNLLHFGKKYNLDEKHAKQVSNFSLKLFDALEDLHSLGNKDKFILEAASLLHDIGYYIDIHNHHEHSSYIINSFKMPGYDKNAMRIISIISYLHREKKIKSDHIFNQLPPDDQLVIKKIVAILKIADSLDASHMQIVQDINVTVSENVIKVTAISKDIPYIEEKVFNRKNRDFLEIFGIPILFEAKIGYD; this is encoded by the coding sequence ATGAAAAGCTCTCTATACGCAGTAATTAATGTTGGTGCAAGTGCTGTTAGGATGCAAATCAGTGAATTTGTAAATGGAAAAGAAACGTTATTAGAATATCTGGTTTCCCCCCTGAGACTCGGTAGAGATACCTTTTCAAAAGGTTATATTACCCTTGAAAGTCTCAACAAAGCTGTGGATATTATGAAAAAATTTGCCGATAAACTTACGGAATACGATTTATGGAAAAACTACAAAGCCATATGCACCAGTGGAGTAAGAGATGCTGACAATAGATATTTTTTTATAGATCGGATCAAAACTAAAACCGGTATTGAGCTTAATATAATCGATGAATTAGAAGAGCTATACGTAAAATACTTAGCCATTAAAAACGACATCAAAGATTTCAAAAAGTTTGAAGAAGAAGGAGTTTTGCTGCTAAATTTTTCCAGTGGTAACGTTGGTGTAAACATCTTTAAAAATGGAATAAACCTTTTTTCATCCGTCCTCCCGTATGGAAGTCTCCGCATTGCGGAATATGTAAAAAATATCAAAAACGAATTAAAACATAGAGCCTATGATATCTACGCTGAAAAGCTAACAAACCAGATCAAACAATATTGTAAAGGGATAAGCGAAATAAAGTATCTAATAGGCTCCGGAAGCTCCATCAACCTATTAACAGAGGTAATACATCCCAAAAGTAACACCATAAAAAAAAGTGATCTGGAAAAACTATACAACAGAATGAAATTCTTAGAACCATCCGTCATATCAAAGGAATTAAAAATAAGTGATTACAACGGTGAGATATTTCTCCCCACCGTCAGGCTATACCTATCGATTATGAACATGCTTGGGACAAAAGAGATGGTATTCAGTAAGCAGACCTTTCCCCACCAACTTCTACTTTACTATTCAAAAAAGATAAAAGAAAACAATCTACAAAAAAAATTGATAAAAAACCTTCTCCATTTTGGCAAAAAGTATAATTTAGATGAAAAACATGCCAAACAAGTATCTAATTTCTCGTTAAAGCTTTTCGATGCACTGGAGGATCTTCATTCACTTGGTAATAAAGATAAATTCATATTAGAAGCAGCCTCTCTGCTTCATGACATAGGATATTATATCGATATACACAACCACCATGAACATTCATCTTACATTATCAATTCTTTTAAAATGCCCGGATATGATAAAAATGCAATGAGAATAATTTCGATTATTTCATATCTCCACAGGGAGAAAAAAATAAAGTCAGATCATATATTCAACCAATTACCACCTGATGATCAACTGGTGATTAAGAAAATCGTAGCAATTCTTAAGATTGCTGACTCCCTTGATGCAAGCCACATGCAGATTGTTCAGGATATAAATGTCACCGTCAGTGAGAATGTAATAAAGGTTACTGCTATTTCAAAGGATATACCTTATATAGAGGAAAAGGTTTTCAATCGTAAAAACAGAGACTTCCTTGAAATTTTTGGTATTCCAATACTTTTTGAGGCAAAGATAGGTTATGACTAA
- a CDS encoding Ppx/GppA phosphatase family protein, which produces MDNNILNQNIAVIDLGSNSLRMQIATVFEKSYKIVCEYKEIIRIGDDLFQNGKLTKNSISKLNKIFMEIKTLMDSYNVVSYRAVATATLRSAPNGGKIIEEIHQKSGIKVEIIDGEDEAKLSFLGVKSCFNLKKYNALITDIGGGSSEFILSEKGEIKSIMTKKLGGARIKHNFLKNDPPKFEEVETLKHFIRKELSDLNEYDVDVIICTGGTSNNLSAVAYLREKKDHTSQIKYTTRDFLRSFINEIKRKKISSISKIKGVEEKRADLLLPIAIQIDQILELTGRSGFYTFSGGLRTGLIIDTLNRYGIHLPFQTLEIDVNQARLIEIGNKFHFNEEHALKVSQLAGIIFDKLHTLLEIPKEYKEILHAAAVLHDIGNFISLSKHHLHTEYLILNTDLTGFNSYERAIVSQIARYHRKRFPKKTDPLYDLVKKKDIDVTLKLAAILRVADALDRTHKGKVEDIQIEIIENNIIFKPIHQGDISMEKSNFDEKKDFLETYTGFKVTII; this is translated from the coding sequence ATGGATAACAATATCTTAAACCAAAACATTGCTGTCATCGATCTCGGTAGCAACAGTCTTAGAATGCAAATTGCCACAGTGTTTGAAAAAAGCTATAAAATCGTATGTGAATACAAAGAAATTATCCGAATTGGGGATGACCTCTTTCAAAATGGAAAACTTACAAAAAACTCTATTTCCAAATTAAATAAAATCTTTATGGAAATTAAGACACTTATGGACTCATATAATGTTGTAAGTTATAGAGCTGTTGCCACTGCCACACTTAGATCTGCACCTAATGGCGGGAAAATTATAGAGGAGATCCACCAGAAGAGCGGTATAAAAGTAGAAATAATAGATGGAGAAGATGAAGCAAAGCTTTCTTTTTTAGGTGTTAAGAGCTGCTTTAATCTAAAAAAATACAACGCACTCATCACTGATATAGGAGGCGGAAGCTCTGAGTTTATTCTATCAGAAAAAGGTGAAATAAAAAGCATAATGACAAAAAAATTAGGTGGGGCGAGAATTAAACACAATTTTTTAAAAAATGATCCACCAAAGTTTGAAGAAGTGGAAACATTGAAACACTTCATAAGAAAGGAGCTGTCAGATCTAAATGAATATGATGTGGATGTGATCATCTGTACCGGTGGTACATCAAACAACCTCTCCGCAGTTGCATACCTTCGGGAAAAAAAAGATCACACTTCCCAGATAAAATATACAACAAGAGATTTTTTAAGATCCTTTATAAATGAAATCAAAAGAAAAAAGATATCCTCAATATCTAAGATAAAGGGTGTGGAGGAAAAAAGGGCTGACCTTTTGCTACCAATTGCTATACAGATAGATCAGATCTTAGAGCTCACCGGAAGATCAGGATTTTACACATTTTCAGGTGGATTGCGAACCGGCTTGATTATAGATACTTTAAACAGATATGGGATTCATCTGCCATTTCAAACCTTAGAGATCGATGTAAACCAGGCAAGATTGATAGAAATAGGCAACAAATTCCATTTCAACGAGGAACATGCGTTAAAAGTATCACAACTTGCAGGTATAATCTTTGATAAACTTCACACTTTATTGGAAATTCCAAAAGAATATAAAGAGATTTTACATGCCGCTGCAGTTCTCCACGACATTGGCAATTTTATCTCTTTATCAAAACATCATCTTCATACTGAATATTTGATATTGAACACCGACCTAACAGGCTTCAACAGCTATGAGAGAGCCATCGTAAGTCAGATCGCCAGATACCACCGAAAAAGATTCCCCAAAAAAACTGATCCTTTATATGATCTGGTAAAGAAAAAAGATATCGACGTCACCCTTAAATTAGCCGCAATTTTGAGAGTTGCTGACGCCCTTGATAGAACTCATAAAGGTAAAGTTGAAGATATTCAGATTGAGATTATCGAAAACAACATAATATTTAAGCCGATTCATCAGGGTGATATTTCAATGGAAAAAAGCAATTTTGATGAAAAAAAAGACTTTCTTGAAACATACACAGGGTTTAAGGTGACAATTATATGA
- a CDS encoding DnaJ domain-containing protein, whose protein sequence is MDKGKFEYYANILNLGYNFSFEDVKKNYLKLVKEYHPDRYVSLGQEAYQNALKKFQEIKEAYEYITKNYEIYFKKDDSINSYKEEANLESYYLNGIHYFKKGDINSALNCFLICHRKQEDNPKYIRGIIRCLFTKNRRWMEALEYCQRLIKIEPLRNENLYLIGKCYYLLKDNEKALFYLKKAREMGYNLEDIENIIDGLEPKSIVKKMLSKFKKS, encoded by the coding sequence ATGGATAAGGGAAAATTCGAATATTATGCAAACATATTAAACCTTGGATATAATTTCTCATTTGAAGATGTAAAGAAGAATTATTTAAAACTTGTTAAGGAATATCATCCTGATAGGTATGTAAGCCTTGGCCAAGAGGCTTACCAGAATGCCTTGAAAAAGTTTCAAGAAATCAAAGAGGCTTATGAATACATAACCAAAAATTATGAGATATATTTTAAAAAAGATGATTCCATAAACAGTTATAAAGAAGAAGCTAATCTCGAATCTTATTACCTAAACGGTATCCATTATTTCAAAAAAGGTGATATCAACTCCGCATTAAACTGTTTTCTAATATGCCACAGAAAGCAGGAAGATAATCCAAAATATATAAGAGGTATAATTAGGTGCCTCTTCACAAAGAATAGAAGATGGATGGAGGCACTTGAGTACTGCCAGAGATTAATAAAGATAGAACCTTTGAGGAATGAAAATCTATATTTGATAGGAAAATGTTACTATCTATTAAAGGATAATGAAAAAGCACTATTTTACTTAAAAAAAGCAAGGGAGATGGGGTATAATCTGGAAGATATAGAAAATATCATAGATGGACTTGAGCCCAAATCTATTGTAAAAAAAATGTTATCAAAATTTAAAAAATCATGA
- a CDS encoding TAXI family TRAP transporter solute-binding subunit has product MKKILVMLMAFSVIFSGSIFAAKQTFVTIGTGGVTGVYYPVGGAIARLVNAKKAQYNIKATVESTGGSVYNINSVLSGDLEFGIAQADLTYQAYHGQGAWKDKGAQKKLAVVFGLHNEFVTLVASANSGINGIPDLKGKRVNLGGVGSGQLENSRDLLKAFGLKESDLKAEYIKPVESAGLIQDERLDAFFYTVGHPNGSVSEATSGRIKVKIVPITGTPVEKLIKELPYYSKGYIPVSLYPNAANAKDGKVPSIGIQALLVTSTDVPADVVYAITKEVVENIQEFKKLHPALGGLDIEDMVNVNVAPLHPGALKYFKEKGLKK; this is encoded by the coding sequence ATGAAAAAAATATTAGTTATGTTGATGGCTTTCAGTGTTATTTTTTCAGGTTCCATTTTTGCTGCTAAGCAAACATTTGTAACAATAGGTACAGGTGGTGTAACAGGTGTTTACTACCCTGTGGGTGGTGCTATCGCAAGACTTGTAAACGCTAAAAAAGCACAGTATAATATCAAAGCAACTGTGGAATCGACAGGTGGTTCGGTTTATAATATCAACTCTGTCCTTTCTGGAGATTTGGAATTTGGTATTGCTCAGGCTGATCTTACATATCAGGCTTATCATGGACAGGGGGCATGGAAGGATAAAGGCGCCCAAAAGAAGCTTGCGGTTGTTTTTGGACTTCATAATGAGTTTGTAACGCTTGTTGCTTCTGCAAATAGCGGTATCAATGGTATTCCAGATTTAAAAGGTAAAAGGGTCAATTTAGGTGGGGTAGGCTCAGGCCAGCTTGAAAACTCCAGAGACCTTCTTAAGGCTTTTGGTTTGAAAGAATCAGATTTAAAAGCTGAATATATAAAGCCTGTGGAATCTGCTGGTCTCATACAGGACGAAAGACTTGATGCGTTTTTCTACACCGTTGGTCATCCCAATGGCAGTGTGAGTGAAGCAACTTCCGGAAGAATTAAAGTTAAAATAGTTCCTATAACAGGTACTCCAGTAGAAAAGCTTATAAAGGAATTGCCATACTATTCAAAAGGGTACATCCCTGTATCACTTTATCCTAATGCTGCAAATGCAAAGGATGGAAAAGTACCATCAATAGGTATTCAAGCGCTTCTTGTGACAAGCACAGACGTGCCTGCTGATGTTGTTTATGCCATTACTAAAGAAGTTGTGGAAAATATTCAGGAATTCAAAAAGCTCCATCCAGCTCTTGGTGGTCTTGATATCGAAGATATGGTGAATGTGAATGTCGCTCCACTTCATCCTGGTGCTTTAAAATACTTTAAAGAGAAAGGATTAAAAAAATAG
- a CDS encoding TRAP transporter permease has protein sequence MSVSSNIDLEELVKEDTGSLREPRKFEKVIISLVAIGWVVFQFGLLTFIVLDSARIRAIHLTFATVLAFLCMPLLRRKKIKGFFSFLSARDRIPLLDYIFAALGFYSVMYTVFNFKELTERAGLPSDKDILFGIISIVFILEATRRVIGIAMPVIVILFSLYVLYGSNMPDFLALKSVSMTKFMNQIYLSTEGIFGIPLGVSAGVVFYFVLLGAILEKAGAGKFFIDLALSVFGKYKGGPAKAAIVSSGLTGLVSGSSIANVVTTGTFTIPLMKKVGYPAKKAAATEVAASIDGQIMPPVMGAAAFIIGEYVGVPYIEVIKAAAIPAFTSYFALFFVSHLEASKLGIKGLPAEETPKFMETLKKGFIYLLPIFVLLYELVILRHSPEMSAFRAIIFLILIMLVKHLVNSYKNRESYFLAIKRFSIDLIDGFVTGSKSMMSVALACASAGIIVGIVTLGVGGMLTQIVESISQGNIYILVFVTAFASLLLGMGLPTTATYIVMASLIAPVIVELGGNYGFMVPLMAAHLFCFYFGMLADDTPPVGLGSYAAAALAGSNPIETGLQGFVYHLRTFIIPFMFIFNPDLILHGINSWSFALFIFAMSVIGGFSFASLLQGWLITKNKWYEMPLLLAASLICFNPKIATSLLNLSPDYRYYFYALGVALFIMVILIQKFRIKSSINPIAA, from the coding sequence ATGTCAGTTAGTTCTAATATTGATCTTGAAGAATTGGTTAAAGAGGATACAGGAAGTTTAAGAGAGCCAAGGAAATTTGAGAAAGTCATTATCAGTCTTGTTGCTATAGGTTGGGTCGTATTTCAATTTGGGTTATTAACTTTTATTGTCCTTGATAGTGCCAGAATTAGAGCCATCCATCTAACTTTTGCAACTGTGCTGGCATTTTTATGTATGCCACTTTTAAGAAGGAAAAAAATAAAGGGGTTTTTTAGCTTTTTATCCGCAAGGGATCGCATCCCCCTTTTGGACTATATATTTGCTGCATTAGGTTTCTATTCAGTAATGTATACTGTTTTCAACTTCAAAGAGCTTACGGAAAGGGCAGGTTTACCTTCAGATAAGGACATTCTTTTTGGAATAATTTCAATCGTATTCATTCTGGAGGCCACCAGGAGAGTTATTGGGATTGCTATGCCTGTGATAGTGATACTTTTTAGTTTATATGTTTTGTATGGCTCTAATATGCCTGATTTTCTTGCTCTTAAAAGCGTTTCTATGACGAAATTTATGAATCAGATCTATTTATCCACAGAGGGGATATTTGGTATACCTCTGGGGGTTTCGGCTGGCGTTGTCTTTTATTTTGTTTTATTAGGGGCCATACTTGAAAAAGCTGGTGCTGGTAAATTTTTTATAGATCTTGCACTTTCTGTGTTCGGAAAGTATAAAGGGGGGCCAGCAAAAGCTGCTATAGTCTCCAGTGGCCTCACAGGGCTTGTATCAGGATCCAGTATAGCTAATGTGGTTACAACAGGTACTTTTACAATACCTCTTATGAAAAAAGTGGGGTATCCCGCCAAGAAGGCAGCGGCTACAGAAGTGGCTGCAAGTATAGATGGTCAGATTATGCCACCTGTTATGGGGGCTGCGGCTTTTATAATAGGGGAATACGTGGGAGTCCCTTATATTGAAGTAATCAAAGCTGCTGCCATTCCTGCTTTTACCTCCTATTTTGCACTATTTTTTGTGAGTCATCTTGAAGCATCAAAGCTCGGTATAAAAGGGTTACCAGCAGAAGAAACACCTAAGTTTATGGAAACATTAAAAAAAGGTTTTATATATCTTTTACCAATTTTCGTGCTCTTATATGAACTTGTAATATTAAGGCATTCTCCTGAAATGTCTGCATTTAGGGCCATCATATTTTTAATTTTGATAATGCTTGTGAAACATTTAGTAAATTCCTATAAAAACAGAGAAAGCTATTTTCTCGCCATTAAGAGATTTTCTATAGACCTAATAGATGGATTTGTAACTGGATCAAAAAGTATGATGTCTGTAGCTCTGGCTTGTGCTTCCGCAGGTATAATTGTGGGTATCGTTACTCTTGGGGTTGGAGGAATGTTGACTCAGATTGTGGAGTCGATATCACAGGGTAACATCTATATTCTGGTTTTTGTGACTGCTTTTGCAAGTTTGCTTTTGGGTATGGGTTTACCCACCACTGCTACGTATATCGTTATGGCCTCACTTATTGCGCCAGTTATTGTGGAACTTGGTGGTAACTACGGTTTTATGGTGCCACTCATGGCTGCCCATCTGTTTTGTTTCTATTTTGGAATGCTGGCGGATGATACGCCTCCTGTTGGCCTTGGTTCTTATGCTGCTGCTGCACTTGCTGGTTCAAACCCTATTGAAACAGGTTTGCAGGGTTTTGTGTATCATTTGAGAACATTTATAATCCCTTTTATGTTCATATTCAATCCAGATCTGATATTACACGGTATAAACTCCTGGAGTTTCGCACTTTTTATATTTGCTATGTCTGTGATTGGTGGTTTTTCTTTTGCAAGCCTACTTCAGGGATGGCTTATCACAAAAAATAAGTGGTATGAAATGCCCCTTTTACTTGCGGCTTCCCTTATTTGCTTTAATCCAAAAATAGCCACGAGTTTACTGAATTTAAGTCCAGATTATAGATATTATTTTTATGCGTTGGGGGTTGCTCTCTTTATAATGGTGATATTAATTCAAAAATTTAGAATTAAAAGCTCAATAAATCCTATTGCAGCTTAG
- a CDS encoding patatin-like phospholipase family protein yields the protein MKIGIALGSGAARGLAHIGLLKAFEDRKIKPYAITGSSMGALIGGIYASGYPIDKIEEFYLQLDLSVFKRFVDIKVSSAGLIGGDKIEDLIASTIKQRNIEKLDVKFKCVATDLLTGLEIVFDKGDLVKAIRASISFPAVFVPVYYEKMFLVDGGIKNPVPVDILPEECDIKFAVNVGPSVIKEQLVQKYYLDNSFKKDKDTNSLMEKFQSFINGYFKNLVLDDSIKYPNMLETIVQTIAILQENAYINKLKEAKGNVIEVSPDLSNFKLTDFTKAKEIINIGYLEGIKIIKEYLS from the coding sequence ATGAAAATAGGAATTGCACTCGGAAGTGGCGCCGCAAGAGGGCTAGCCCATATAGGACTTTTAAAAGCTTTTGAAGACAGAAAGATTAAACCATACGCCATCACCGGTAGCAGCATGGGGGCATTGATTGGGGGAATTTATGCATCAGGATATCCTATTGACAAAATTGAAGAATTCTATTTACAGCTTGATCTATCCGTTTTCAAACGATTTGTTGATATAAAGGTATCTTCGGCAGGTTTAATCGGAGGTGATAAAATTGAAGATCTAATAGCCTCCACCATTAAGCAAAGAAACATTGAAAAGCTCGACGTAAAATTTAAATGTGTGGCAACCGATCTTTTAACAGGTCTGGAAATAGTCTTTGATAAAGGCGACCTTGTGAAGGCAATAAGAGCAAGCATATCTTTCCCTGCTGTTTTTGTTCCTGTTTACTATGAAAAGATGTTTTTAGTGGATGGAGGGATAAAAAACCCTGTTCCCGTAGACATTTTACCTGAAGAATGTGATATAAAGTTTGCCGTAAATGTAGGTCCCTCCGTAATAAAAGAGCAATTAGTCCAAAAATATTATCTTGATAATAGTTTTAAAAAAGATAAAGACACCAATTCCCTCATGGAAAAATTTCAGAGCTTCATAAATGGATATTTCAAAAATTTAGTATTAGACGATTCCATAAAATATCCAAATATGCTTGAGACAATTGTACAAACCATTGCTATACTTCAGGAAAATGCTTATATTAACAAGTTAAAAGAGGCAAAAGGTAATGTCATAGAGGTATCCCCTGATTTGAGCAATTTCAAACTAACTGATTTCACAAAAGCAAAAGAGATAATTAATATTGGATACCTGGAAGGGATAAAAATCATAAAAGAATATTTAAGCTAA
- a CDS encoding ABC transporter permease — protein MLVRLISLILKELLQFFRDRSLLIFVLYLFTGDLYIAANGIDLTLKNARFYVLDESLSVSSKELVSKFQPPTFSFQGYLINEKMIEKILLEDKAVAVIAIPKDFDKNLKNGKDNQIALYVNGSETSVGYLFAGYASEIVTRFALEYKKKELSKNLPIIELKQRVLYNQNTDSNIFMSITELFSVITLLILILPASAIIREKTNGNLEMIMISPISITEFMISKVIAMNIVIITGVVLSSILILNLLLKIPLHGNFFNFIILTILYVFTSSGLSMFIASLSNNMLQVSQITIIVLMPILYLSGSWTPYESMPYIFQKLTYLSPLKYYLEGSFSVILKGLGFSFVYKYMLMIIALGIPIFASGAYFLKKRI, from the coding sequence ATGTTAGTAAGACTGATTTCACTAATACTAAAAGAGTTATTGCAATTTTTCAGAGATAGAAGTTTGCTAATCTTTGTTTTGTATCTATTTACGGGGGATCTCTACATAGCGGCAAATGGCATAGACCTTACTTTAAAAAATGCCAGATTCTATGTCCTGGACGAATCTTTATCGGTAAGCTCCAAAGAGTTGGTTTCAAAATTTCAACCTCCAACATTCAGCTTTCAGGGGTACTTAATCAATGAGAAGATGATCGAAAAGATTCTTTTGGAAGATAAAGCAGTGGCTGTAATTGCAATTCCAAAAGATTTTGACAAAAATCTAAAAAATGGTAAAGATAACCAGATCGCCCTTTATGTAAATGGTAGTGAAACATCAGTGGGGTACCTTTTTGCAGGCTATGCATCTGAAATTGTTACCAGATTTGCATTGGAATACAAAAAAAAGGAGCTGAGTAAAAATCTACCCATCATAGAATTAAAACAGAGGGTACTGTACAATCAGAATACAGATTCAAACATTTTCATGTCGATTACAGAGCTTTTTTCTGTAATTACCCTTCTTATCTTAATATTACCAGCTTCAGCTATAATAAGAGAAAAAACAAACGGGAACCTCGAAATGATAATGATATCACCCATTAGCATAACAGAATTTATGATTTCCAAAGTTATTGCCATGAATATAGTAATCATTACAGGGGTAGTTTTATCATCAATATTAATACTAAATCTTCTACTGAAGATACCTCTACATGGCAACTTTTTCAATTTCATAATCCTCACTATTCTTTACGTATTTACATCTTCCGGTTTGTCAATGTTTATTGCTTCCCTATCAAACAACATGCTTCAGGTATCCCAGATCACAATTATAGTCCTTATGCCGATCCTTTATCTATCAGGTTCATGGACACCATATGAAAGTATGCCATATATTTTCCAGAAACTTACCTACCTTTCACCACTAAAATATTACCTTGAAGGGTCATTCTCCGTTATACTAAAAGGACTTGGGTTCAGTTTTGTTTACAAATATATGCTTATGATAATTGCTCTTGGGATACCGATTTTCGCATCAGGAGCCTACTTTTTAAAGAAACGAATATAG